One Schistocerca cancellata isolate TAMUIC-IGC-003103 chromosome 1, iqSchCanc2.1, whole genome shotgun sequence genomic region harbors:
- the LOC126118019 gene encoding craniofacial development protein 2-like translates to MEKVTDWTQLSGTIHEGMKLAQALHTRKHRTPKIRLGKQMVMRWGAININGGYSGKKVELAEAASKMGLDVLAVSDIRVRGEKEEEVGEYKVYLSGVKAGIAQWGVGLYIRKEMEPSVVAIRYVNERLKWIDLTVSSKKIRIVSVYSHCEGTDQNKMDSFYEALSDIVVRVKDKDSVLLMGDFNARIGNRTEGYEKVMGKFGEDMEANRNGKQLLDFCASMGLVITNSFFKHKNIHQYTWEGRGTRSVIDYIVTDQEFRKAVRETRVFRGFFDDTDHYLICSEIGIVRPKVQEKAIKQPPQKSFFVRIAQKKKQHFNTLFCNKLIFQYA, encoded by the exons ggactcctaagatacgacttggcaaacaaatggtaatgagatggggagctattaatatcaatgggggctactctgggaagaaggtagagctggcagaggctgcaagtaagatggggctggacgttttagctgttagtgacattcgggtaaggggtgagaaagaagaggaagtgggagaatacaaggtctacctgtcaggagtcaaggcaggaatagcacaatggggtgtagggctttacatcaggaaagaaatggaacccagtgtagttgcaataaggtatgtaaacgaacgactgaagtggatagatttgacagtgtctagcaagaaaattaggattgtgtcagtatattcgcattgtgaagggacagatcaaaataagatggatagtttttatgaggcactcagtgatatagttgttagagtaaaggacaaggacagtgttctgctcatgggtgattttaacgccaggattggaaatcgaacagaagggtatgaaaaagttatgggtaaatttggagaggatatggaggccaacaggaacgggaaacaactcttggatttctgtgccagtatgggcttagtaatcacaaactccttttttaaacataagaacattcaccagtatacttgggaaggcaggggaaccagatctgtcattgactatatagtaacagatcaggaattcaggaaggctgtgagggaaacacgtgtattcaggggattctttgatgacactgatcattatttaatctgcagtgaaattgggattgtgaggccgaaagtgcaggag aaagctattaAACAGCCGCCACAGAAAAGTTTCTTTGTCAGAAttgcacagaaaaagaaacaacacttcaatacattattttgtaataagttaatttttcagtatgcTTAA